In Campylobacter vulpis, a genomic segment contains:
- the rplB gene encoding 50S ribosomal protein L2, with product MAIKTYKPYTPSRRYMTGVSSQDITAKPSVRSLLIKLPAHAGRNSYGRITSRHKEAGAKKFYRIIDFKRRKFGIEGKVEAIEYDPYRNCRIALISYKDGEKRYILQPRGLNVGDVIMAAESGLDIKPGNAMKLKNIPVGTIVHNVELKPGKGGQMIRSAGAYAQLMGKEEKYVILRLASGEMRQVLAECMASIGEVGNEEWANITIGKAGRNRHRGIRPQTRGSAMNPVDHPHGGGEGKKNSGRHPVTPWGKPTKGAKTRRKKASDKLIISRRKGK from the coding sequence ATGGCGATTAAAACTTATAAACCTTATACTCCAAGTAGAAGATATATGACGGGCGTAAGCTCACAGGACATCACAGCAAAGCCTAGTGTGCGTTCATTACTGATTAAACTTCCAGCTCACGCTGGGCGTAATAGTTATGGTCGCATTACGAGTCGCCATAAAGAAGCGGGTGCAAAGAAGTTTTATAGAATTATCGACTTTAAACGCCGTAAATTTGGCATTGAGGGTAAGGTTGAAGCGATAGAATATGATCCATATAGAAATTGTCGTATTGCTTTGATTTCTTACAAAGATGGTGAGAAAAGATATATTTTACAGCCAAGAGGTTTAAATGTTGGTGATGTAATTATGGCGGCAGAAAGTGGGCTTGATATTAAGCCGGGCAACGCAATGAAGCTTAAAAATATCCCTGTGGGAACTATCGTGCATAATGTTGAATTAAAACCGGGTAAAGGCGGTCAAATGATTCGTTCAGCTGGTGCTTATGCGCAACTTATGGGTAAAGAAGAAAAATATGTCATTTTAAGGCTTGCTAGTGGTGAGATGAGACAAGTTTTAGCGGAATGTATGGCTAGTATAGGCGAAGTTGGTAATGAAGAATGGGCAAATATCACCATAGGTAAAGCAGGACGCAATCGTCATAGAGGGATACGCCCTCAAACAAGAGGTTCGGCGATGAACCCAGTTGATCACCCACACGGCGGTGGTGAGGGTAAGAAAAATTCAGGTCGTCATCCTGTAACGCCTTGGGGCAAACCAACTAAAGGTGCGAAAACTCGCCGTAAAAAAGCTAGTGATAAATTAATCATTTCAAGAAGAAAAGGAAAATAA
- a CDS encoding 50S ribosomal protein L23, with protein sequence MADITDIKTILYTEKSLNLQELGVVVIQTSPKMTKTGLKAVLKEYFGVTPQSINSLKINGKVKRFRGRLGQRNDCKKFYVKLPEGVSLESAEA encoded by the coding sequence ATGGCAGATATTACGGATATAAAAACAATACTTTATACGGAAAAAAGCCTCAATTTACAAGAACTTGGTGTGGTTGTGATTCAAACCTCTCCTAAAATGACAAAAACGGGCTTAAAGGCTGTGTTAAAAGAATATTTTGGTGTAACGCCTCAAAGCATCAATTCTTTAAAAATAAATGGAAAAGTGAAGCGTTTTAGAGGGCGTTTGGGACAAAGAAATGATTGTAAAAAATTCTATGTAAAGCTACCAGAAGGTGTTAGTTTAGAAAGTGCGGAGGCTTAA
- the rplD gene encoding 50S ribosomal protein L4, giving the protein MSKVVVLNEKFEKSGELELPAKYAEVNPHNLYLYVKSYLASLRANTAHTKGRSDVSGGGKKPWRQKGRGGARAGSTRTNVWVGGAVAFGPKNEKNYFQKVNKKQKRLALERALADKAIKNTLFMTDSLNIESGKTKDANAVIKKLGVKDALIVKDLLDEKTLLAYRNLANCYVVDVTEVNAYLVSVFNAVIIEKSALESITKEG; this is encoded by the coding sequence ATGAGTAAGGTCGTTGTTTTAAACGAAAAGTTTGAAAAATCAGGTGAGCTTGAACTTCCCGCTAAATATGCTGAGGTAAATCCACATAATCTTTATTTGTATGTGAAATCTTACCTTGCAAGTTTAAGAGCAAATACTGCACATACTAAGGGTAGAAGTGATGTAAGTGGTGGGGGTAAAAAGCCTTGGAGACAAAAGGGTCGTGGTGGTGCAAGAGCAGGTTCTACTAGAACGAATGTTTGGGTAGGCGGTGCTGTGGCTTTTGGTCCTAAAAATGAAAAAAATTATTTTCAAAAGGTTAATAAAAAGCAAAAGAGATTAGCACTTGAGAGAGCTTTAGCCGATAAGGCGATTAAAAATACCCTTTTTATGACAGATTCTTTAAATATAGAAAGTGGTAAAACAAAAGACGCAAATGCGGTTATTAAGAAGCTTGGTGTAAAAGACGCACTTATTGTTAAAGATTTACTAGATGAAAAGACACTTCTTGCATATAGAAATTTAGCAAATTGCTATGTTGTTGATGTAACGGAAGTTAATGCTTATTTAGTATCTGTATTTAATGCTGTGATTATAGAAAAATCAGCGTTAGAATCAATTACAAAAGAGGGATAA
- the rplC gene encoding 50S ribosomal protein L3: protein MEYIVEKIGMSRTVGNPSIAVTLLRVVGAKVCEVQESGRALVAYSKGKANNKCIAGMQKKYNLSAEFNKFATLEVANTEAGDLDESPLNEAKILKVSFNSKGRGYSGVMKRHNFGGGPASHGSRFHRRHGSIGNREWPGRVQPGMKMAGQYGNTKISVKNELVSYDAENKILVLKGAVPGFNGAMGRVRIAK, encoded by the coding sequence ATGGAATATATCGTAGAAAAAATAGGAATGAGTAGAACCGTAGGTAATCCAAGCATAGCTGTAACCTTACTTAGAGTTGTAGGTGCTAAGGTTTGTGAAGTGCAAGAGAGCGGTAGGGCTTTGGTTGCTTATTCTAAGGGAAAAGCAAATAATAAATGTATTGCTGGTATGCAGAAAAAATATAATTTGTCAGCAGAATTTAACAAATTTGCCACTTTAGAAGTTGCAAATACAGAAGCTGGAGACCTAGATGAAAGTCCATTGAACGAAGCAAAAATTCTAAAGGTAAGTTTTAATTCTAAGGGTCGTGGTTATAGCGGTGTGATGAAAAGACACAATTTTGGTGGAGGACCTGCAAGCCACGGAAGTAGATTTCATAGAAGACACGGCTCTATCGGTAATAGAGAGTGGCCAGGTCGTGTGCAGCCGGGTATGAAAATGGCTGGACAATACGGAAATACAAAAATAAGCGTTAAAAACGAGCTTGTATCTTATGATGCGGAGAATAAAATTTTGGTGTTAAAAGGTGCTGTGCCGGGTTTTAATGGTGCTATGGGTAGAGTAAGGATTGCGAAATGA
- the rpsJ gene encoding 30S ribosomal protein S10: protein MERIRLKLKAYDHRVLDRTVAAIVEAVKRTGADIRGPVPMPTKIKRYTVLKSPHINKDSREQFEIRIHARMLDIVAATPDTVDSLTKLDLAPEVSVEVRAMGK from the coding sequence ATGGAAAGAATTAGGCTTAAGCTCAAGGCTTATGACCATCGAGTACTAGACAGAACAGTTGCAGCCATAGTAGAAGCTGTTAAAAGAACAGGTGCGGATATAAGAGGTCCAGTGCCTATGCCTACAAAGATTAAACGCTACACGGTGTTGAAATCCCCACATATCAACAAAGATTCTCGTGAGCAATTTGAGATTAGAATTCACGCGCGTATGCTTGATATAGTCGCAGCAACTCCAGATACGGTTGATTCTTTAACTAAGCTTGATTTAGCGCCAGAAGTAAGCGTTGAAGTTAGAGCTATGGGAAAATAA
- a CDS encoding RluA family pseudouridine synthase, with amino-acid sequence MPYKKIKLRNPSNAEKKAFLFLMQSLKIPINEAQKLIDKKRLFCNGNLVEKKNEILQGVVELIIYENAPKGVKIVYENEEFAVLEKPSGILSHPNGRNCAYSLCDEIWELWGREACVAHRLDKETSGLILVAKTKKSQVEFKAMFEKRAIQKEYLALTQGLTKKEFEVDLAMALTQNYDDVKTRMQISPQGKRALSFFERVKFYPDFNASLVLCKPFTGRQHQLRLHLFHSGYKILGEPLYGLKKEQVEQILDGKLSQEERVKLTGAKRLMLHSQRLHFYYKGKEFDIGSKEELWKEFCGDKI; translated from the coding sequence ATGCCTTATAAAAAAATTAAATTAAGAAATCCCTCAAATGCCGAAAAAAAGGCATTTTTATTTCTTATGCAAAGCTTAAAAATTCCCATAAATGAGGCTCAAAAACTCATCGATAAAAAAAGACTTTTTTGTAATGGAAATTTGGTAGAGAAAAAAAATGAAATTTTACAAGGTGTGGTGGAATTAATCATTTATGAAAATGCTCCAAAAGGCGTTAAAATCGTTTATGAAAATGAAGAATTTGCCGTGCTTGAAAAACCAAGTGGAATTTTAAGTCATCCAAATGGTCGCAATTGTGCGTATAGTTTGTGTGATGAAATTTGGGAGCTTTGGGGACGAGAGGCTTGCGTAGCTCATAGACTTGATAAGGAAACAAGTGGACTTATTTTGGTCGCTAAAACTAAAAAATCACAGGTGGAATTTAAGGCTATGTTTGAAAAAAGAGCAATTCAAAAGGAGTATTTAGCACTGACACAAGGTTTGACTAAAAAAGAATTTGAAGTTGATTTAGCAATGGCTTTAACGCAAAATTATGATGATGTTAAAACAAGAATGCAAATTTCTCCGCAAGGCAAGAGGGCTTTAAGTTTTTTTGAAAGGGTGAAATTTTACCCTGATTTTAATGCTAGTTTAGTGCTTTGTAAGCCTTTCACAGGTAGGCAACATCAGCTTCGTTTGCATCTTTTTCATAGTGGCTATAAGATTTTAGGAGAACCCCTTTATGGTTTAAAGAAAGAGCAAGTTGAGCAAATTTTAGATGGAAAATTAAGTCAAGAGGAAAGGGTTAAGCTTACTGGCGCAAAAAGACTAATGCTTCACTCTCAAAGACTTCATTTTTACTATAAGGGAAAAGAATTTGACATAGGCTCAAAAGAAGAATTATGGAAAGAATTTTGCGGAGATAAAATTTAA
- the purB gene encoding adenylosuccinate lyase, with amino-acid sequence MVERYSREIMAKKWDLKAKYDAWLKVELAAVKAWNKLGLINDEDCEKIQKNAKFDIARIDEIEKTTKHDVIAFLTSVSESLGEESRFVHYAMTSSDCIDTAVALQMKESLELILEDIELLLKALKKRANEHKNTLMVGRSHGIHGEPITFGLVVAIWYDEITHAKELLLHAKETISYGKISGAMGNLAHAPLEFEEEICKNLGLKPAPISNQIIQRDRYAQVLSALAILAASCEQIAVAIRHFQRTEVYEAEEYFSEGQKGSSAMPHKRNPVLSENITGLCRVLRSFVTPALENVALWHERDISHSSVERFILPDAFITADFMLMRLTNLIEKLLVYPQNMVKNLNLTGGLVFSQRVLLELPFKGLSREQAYKIVQRNAMKVWKDLQEGKAALNDKNESLFLLALLDDEDLRTKLSEEDIRKCFDYTYYTKNVDAIFNRVFK; translated from the coding sequence ATGGTTGAAAGATACAGCAGAGAAATTATGGCTAAAAAATGGGATTTAAAAGCCAAATATGATGCTTGGCTTAAAGTAGAACTCGCCGCAGTTAAGGCGTGGAATAAACTTGGTCTTATCAATGATGAGGATTGTGAAAAAATTCAAAAAAACGCCAAATTTGATATTGCTAGAATTGATGAAATAGAAAAAACAACCAAACACGATGTCATCGCATTTTTGACAAGTGTAAGTGAAAGCTTAGGTGAAGAAAGTCGCTTTGTGCATTATGCGATGACAAGTTCTGATTGTATCGATACTGCGGTGGCTTTACAGATGAAAGAGAGTTTAGAGCTTATTTTAGAAGATATCGAGCTTTTACTAAAGGCTTTGAAAAAAAGAGCAAATGAGCATAAAAATACCTTGATGGTCGGCAGAAGCCACGGAATTCACGGAGAGCCAATTACTTTCGGACTTGTTGTGGCGATTTGGTATGATGAAATTACACACGCTAAAGAACTTTTACTTCACGCTAAAGAAACCATAAGCTATGGTAAAATCAGCGGTGCTATGGGAAATTTAGCCCACGCCCCGCTTGAGTTTGAAGAAGAAATTTGCAAAAACTTAGGCTTAAAACCAGCCCCAATTTCCAATCAAATCATACAAAGAGACCGCTACGCACAAGTGCTTTCAGCCCTTGCTATTTTAGCGGCGAGTTGTGAGCAAATCGCAGTTGCAATAAGGCATTTTCAACGCACAGAAGTATATGAAGCAGAAGAATATTTTAGTGAGGGACAAAAAGGAAGCTCGGCTATGCCACATAAAAGAAACCCTGTGCTTAGTGAAAACATTACAGGACTTTGCAGAGTGTTACGCTCCTTTGTAACTCCAGCCCTTGAAAATGTCGCCCTATGGCACGAAAGAGACATCAGCCACTCAAGCGTGGAGCGTTTTATCCTGCCTGATGCTTTCATTACAGCAGATTTTATGCTAATGCGTCTTACGAATTTAATAGAAAAACTCCTTGTTTATCCTCAAAATATGGTGAAAAATTTAAATCTCACAGGTGGGCTTGTCTTTTCACAACGCGTGCTTTTAGAACTTCCTTTTAAGGGTTTAAGCCGTGAGCAAGCCTATAAAATCGTTCAAAGAAACGCTATGAAAGTATGGAAAGATTTGCAAGAGGGCAAAGCGGCATTAAATGATAAAAATGAAAGTTTATTTTTACTTGCCTTGCTTGATGATGAAGATTTGAGGACTAAGTTAAGTGAAGAAGATATACGCAAATGCTTTGATTATACATATTACACAAAAAATGTTGATGCAATTTTCAATAGGGTATTTAAATAA
- a CDS encoding ribonucleoside-diphosphate reductase subunit alpha, whose protein sequence is MKVIKRNGRTEELNISKIKKCTMDAVKNLEGVSLSELELDAKIQFRDGISTEEIQKTLIKTAVDKIDIDCPNWTFVAARLFLFDLYKKVNGMNRYNHLREYFERGEKEGRILLGLKEKYDLDDLNDYIKPERDLQFTYLGIKTLYDRYLIKNSKAEPIELPQQMFMAIAMFLAQNEFNPQEWAKKFYDLISKFEMMLATPTLSNARTTRHQLSSCYIGSTADNIEGIFDSYQEMALLSKFGGGIGWDWSKVRAMGGSIDGHKNAAGGIIPFLKITNDIAVAVDQLGTRKGAIAVYIEPWHMDINDFIDLRKNSGEERRRAHELFPALWINDIFMKRIKANDKWTLFDPADTPDLCDLYGEAFEKRYEEYEKDENIVKEIIDAKELWKKILLNYFETGLPFLCFKDNANKANPNSHTGIIRSSNLCTEIFQNTEPNYYQIKVIFENGEELHYDEEEKIVIDGGYEKPARKISTLDSINGQKVFIVEKFKNDGKTAVCNLASINLSKVHTKEDLARVVPIAIRMLDNVIDLNFYPHIKVKNTNLKSRSIGLGVMGEAQMLAENRIFWGSEEHFNKIDEIMECLSYEAILASSNLAIEKGSYPDFKGSKWSEGIFPIDVASEKAKALTLRDGLFAQSSCDWDRLREKVKKDGMRNGYLMAIAPTSSISILVGTTQTIEPVYKRKWFEQNLSGMIPVVVPNLNLETWQYYTPAYELDQKILVKAAAVRGKWIDQGQSLNIFLSLDKASGGYLNEIYTLAHELGVKSTYYLRSESPDSEKINVADRSIECEGCQ, encoded by the coding sequence ATGAAAGTTATAAAAAGAAATGGTCGCACAGAAGAGCTTAATATCTCTAAAATCAAAAAATGCACTATGGACGCGGTTAAAAATCTCGAAGGCGTCAGTTTAAGCGAACTTGAGCTTGATGCAAAAATTCAATTTCGCGATGGCATTAGCACAGAGGAAATTCAAAAAACTCTTATTAAAACAGCAGTTGATAAAATCGATATCGATTGTCCTAACTGGACCTTTGTAGCAGCAAGGCTATTTTTATTTGACCTTTATAAAAAGGTTAATGGTATGAACCGCTACAATCATTTGCGTGAATATTTTGAAAGAGGCGAAAAAGAGGGGAGAATTCTACTAGGCTTAAAAGAAAAATACGACCTTGATGATTTAAATGATTATATTAAGCCTGAAAGAGATTTGCAATTTACCTATCTTGGCATTAAAACCCTTTATGATAGATATTTGATAAAAAATTCTAAAGCAGAACCCATAGAACTCCCTCAGCAAATGTTTATGGCAATAGCGATGTTTTTGGCACAAAATGAATTTAATCCTCAAGAGTGGGCGAAGAAATTTTACGACCTCATCTCTAAATTTGAAATGATGTTAGCTACACCAACTCTTTCAAATGCTAGAACAACGCGTCATCAACTAAGCTCTTGTTATATAGGAAGCACGGCGGATAATATAGAGGGTATTTTTGATAGCTATCAAGAAATGGCTTTGCTTTCTAAATTTGGTGGCGGCATAGGCTGGGACTGGTCTAAAGTGCGTGCTATGGGTGGGAGCATAGATGGGCATAAAAATGCTGCGGGAGGCATTATCCCCTTTCTTAAAATCACAAATGATATCGCTGTGGCGGTAGATCAGCTTGGCACAAGAAAAGGAGCAATTGCTGTTTATATCGAGCCTTGGCATATGGATATTAACGATTTTATTGATTTGCGTAAGAATTCTGGCGAGGAAAGACGTAGAGCACACGAACTTTTCCCAGCACTTTGGATTAATGATATTTTTATGAAAAGAATTAAAGCAAATGACAAATGGACACTTTTTGACCCTGCCGATACGCCTGATTTATGTGATTTATACGGGGAAGCCTTTGAAAAGCGTTATGAAGAATATGAAAAAGATGAAAATATCGTAAAAGAAATCATTGACGCGAAAGAATTATGGAAGAAAATTTTGCTCAATTATTTTGAGACGGGACTACCATTTTTATGCTTTAAAGATAATGCTAATAAAGCTAATCCAAATTCTCACACAGGCATTATAAGAAGCTCAAATTTATGCACGGAAATTTTTCAAAATACAGAACCAAATTATTATCAAATCAAAGTCATTTTTGAAAATGGCGAAGAATTGCATTATGATGAAGAAGAAAAGATTGTAATTGACGGCGGATACGAAAAACCGGCTAGGAAAATTTCAACCCTAGATAGCATTAATGGGCAAAAAGTTTTCATCGTAGAGAAATTTAAAAATGATGGAAAAACTGCCGTTTGTAATCTCGCTAGCATTAATCTTAGCAAAGTGCATACCAAAGAGGATTTGGCTAGAGTCGTGCCAATAGCAATTCGTATGCTTGATAATGTGATTGATTTAAATTTTTATCCACACATTAAGGTTAAAAATACAAATTTAAAATCCCGCTCCATAGGGCTTGGGGTAATGGGTGAAGCACAAATGTTAGCAGAAAATCGAATTTTTTGGGGCAGTGAAGAACACTTTAATAAAATTGATGAAATTATGGAGTGTCTTAGCTATGAAGCCATTTTAGCAAGCTCAAATTTAGCGATTGAAAAAGGCTCTTATCCTGATTTTAAAGGCTCAAAATGGAGTGAGGGAATTTTTCCTATCGATGTAGCAAGCGAAAAGGCTAAAGCCTTAACTCTAAGGGACGGGCTTTTTGCACAAAGTTCTTGCGACTGGGATAGATTACGCGAAAAGGTTAAAAAAGATGGTATGAGAAATGGCTACTTGATGGCGATTGCACCGACTTCAAGCATATCCATACTTGTTGGGACAACTCAAACTATAGAGCCTGTGTATAAACGCAAATGGTTTGAGCAAAACTTAAGCGGCATGATACCTGTTGTCGTGCCAAATTTAAATCTTGAAACTTGGCAATACTACACTCCCGCCTATGAACTTGATCAAAAAATTCTTGTTAAAGCTGCCGCCGTGCGTGGTAAATGGATAGATCAGGGGCAAAGCCTCAATATCTTTTTATCCTTAGATAAAGCAAGCGGTGGGTATCTTAATGAAATTTATACTCTAGCGCACGAACTAGGAGTCAAATCGACCTATTATTTAAGAAGTGAAAGCCCAGATAGTGAAAAAATCAATGTTGCGGATAGAAGTATAGAATGCGAGGGCTGCCAATAG
- a CDS encoding cell surface protein, with protein sequence MNFCKKLQNYLIKMGGGGGYTLINVSHNEKPKEDEMIMQEFDLGANLKLIHYSICEKEDDFRGNTAFWTTMMQKSIIMPRTLKLKNAWGDFKIRFIRSCKRRKAFFTKKIRVDINEVH encoded by the coding sequence GTGAATTTTTGCAAAAAACTGCAAAATTATTTAATAAAAATGGGGGGGGGGGGGGGTTACACTCTCATCAATGTCAGTCATAATGAAAAGCCAAAAGAAGACGAAATGATAATGCAAGAATTTGATTTGGGGGCTAATTTAAAACTTATTCATTATAGTATTTGTGAAAAAGAGGATGATTTTAGAGGAAACACTGCTTTTTGGACGACTATGATGCAAAAAAGTATCATAATGCCCCGCACTTTAAAGCTTAAAAATGCTTGGGGGGATTTTAAAATTAGATTTATCCGCAGTTGTAAGAGAAGAAAGGCATTTTTTACAAAGAAAATAAGGGTGGATATTAACGAGGTGCATTAA
- a CDS encoding DUF1796 family putative cysteine peptidase, whose protein sequence is MQDKIYNFHYFDFPKIRADFILSVGSMCRAAHHLRKNHLRELASPLDWMINDSLRVVFELFQSDFRDFFLSCTLVDGQTKPMKVKDNLNDMLSVHYFFAGENLESQAKRINAQARKRWTLIKDKILSSKNVVFVRSGDFDLKEASEFLQKTAKLFNKNGGGGGLHSHQCQS, encoded by the coding sequence ATGCAAGATAAAATTTACAATTTTCATTATTTTGACTTTCCTAAAATAAGGGCGGATTTTATTTTAAGTGTAGGTTCGATGTGTCGCGCGGCACATCATTTGAGAAAAAATCATCTAAGGGAATTAGCCTCTCCTTTAGACTGGATGATTAATGATAGTTTAAGGGTTGTTTTTGAGCTGTTTCAAAGCGATTTTAGGGACTTTTTCTTATCTTGCACTCTTGTCGATGGACAAACTAAGCCTATGAAGGTTAAAGATAATCTTAATGATATGCTTTCGGTGCATTATTTTTTTGCTGGAGAGAATTTAGAAAGTCAGGCTAAAAGAATTAATGCCCAAGCAAGAAAACGTTGGACACTCATCAAAGATAAAATTCTCTCTTCTAAAAATGTTGTTTTCGTGCGAAGTGGGGATTTTGATTTAAAAGAAGCAAGTGAATTTTTGCAAAAAACTGCAAAATTATTTAATAAAAATGGGGGGGGGGGGGGGTTACACTCTCATCAATGTCAGTCATAA
- a CDS encoding ribonuclease J, whose protein sequence is MNENEKNEQNVENPNANSKSNKRYKYKNRRRKLADSLETESIKNNENAEQAKANETKKKKRNRNLPSKLTGNEDWQIALAECIEANRVSHETRLNPLKYNNSSEHKIRITPLGGLGEIGGNISVFETNNDAIIIDIGMSFPDGTMHGVDIIIPDFDYVRKIKDKIRGIVITHAHEDHIGAVPYFFKEFQFPIYATPLALGMISNKFEEHGLKNERKWFRPVEKRRVYEIGEFEVEWIHITHSIIDASALAVKTRAGTIIHTGDFKIDQTPIDGYPTDLHRLAHYGEEGVMCLLSDSTNSYKEGYTKSESSVGPTFDQIFAKTKGRVIMSTFSSNIHRVYQAITYGLKYGRKVCVIGRSMERNLYTTMELGYIKLDRKIFIDADEVSKYKDNEVLIVTTGSQGETMSALYRMATDEHKFIKIKPSDQIIISAKAIPGNEASVSAVLDYLLKAGAKVAYQEFSEIHVSGHASMEEQKLMLSLVKPKFFLPVHGEYNHINKHRETAIKCGVPERNIYLMSDGDQVEVCQKYIKRVKTVKTGKIFVDNQINKQIADDVVIDRQKLADSGIVVIIAQIDKATKTLINKPRVFSYGLVADKHDHAFSKEMAEVLSVFFTNAKDEWFNDTRFLENQIRTVLRKHIFRKIKKYPTIVPTLFVM, encoded by the coding sequence ATGAACGAAAATGAAAAAAACGAACAAAATGTAGAAAATCCCAATGCAAATTCTAAGAGCAATAAGCGTTATAAATATAAAAATCGCCGTAGGAAACTTGCGGATTCTTTAGAAACAGAAAGCATAAAAAATAATGAAAATGCAGAACAAGCAAAAGCTAATGAAACAAAAAAGAAAAAAAGAAATCGCAATCTCCCCTCTAAACTTACAGGCAATGAAGATTGGCAAATCGCTCTAGCAGAGTGCATTGAGGCAAATCGTGTTTCACATGAAACAAGGCTAAATCCTCTTAAATATAACAATTCAAGTGAGCATAAAATTCGCATTACTCCTCTAGGTGGGCTTGGTGAAATCGGTGGGAATATCAGTGTTTTTGAGACAAATAATGACGCCATTATCATCGATATCGGTATGAGTTTTCCAGATGGGACTATGCACGGGGTAGATATTATCATACCTGATTTTGATTATGTGCGTAAGATTAAGGATAAAATCAGAGGCATTGTTATTACCCACGCTCACGAGGATCACATCGGGGCGGTGCCGTATTTTTTTAAGGAATTTCAGTTTCCTATCTATGCTACGCCCCTAGCCTTAGGTATGATTTCTAATAAATTTGAAGAACACGGCTTGAAAAATGAACGCAAATGGTTTCGTCCTGTGGAGAAACGCCGCGTTTATGAAATTGGTGAATTTGAGGTTGAGTGGATACACATCACGCATTCTATTATTGATGCTTCGGCTTTAGCTGTCAAAACAAGGGCTGGAACCATCATACACACGGGCGATTTTAAAATCGATCAAACGCCTATTGATGGTTATCCTACAGATTTACATCGTTTGGCACATTATGGCGAAGAGGGCGTGATGTGTCTTTTAAGTGATAGCACAAATTCCTACAAAGAGGGCTATACTAAGAGCGAAAGTTCTGTGGGTCCTACCTTTGATCAAATTTTTGCCAAAACGAAAGGTAGGGTGATTATGAGCACTTTTAGTTCCAATATCCACCGCGTTTATCAAGCTATTACCTATGGCTTAAAATATGGCAGAAAGGTTTGTGTGATAGGGCGTAGTATGGAGCGTAATCTTTACACGACTATGGAGCTAGGTTATATCAAGCTAGATAGAAAAATTTTTATAGACGCTGATGAGGTAAGTAAGTATAAAGATAATGAGGTTTTAATCGTTACCACAGGCTCTCAAGGTGAAACGATGAGCGCACTTTATAGAATGGCGACAGATGAGCATAAATTCATCAAAATCAAGCCAAGCGATCAAATCATCATCTCGGCTAAGGCGATTCCGGGAAATGAGGCTAGCGTTTCGGCTGTGCTTGATTATCTCTTAAAGGCGGGTGCGAAAGTGGCTTACCAAGAATTTAGCGAAATTCATGTTAGTGGGCATGCGAGTATGGAAGAGCAAAAGCTTATGCTAAGCCTCGTTAAGCCTAAATTTTTCTTACCTGTGCATGGGGAGTATAATCACATCAACAAGCATAGAGAAACAGCGATAAAATGCGGAGTGCCTGAAAGAAATATTTACCTAATGAGCGATGGCGACCAAGTAGAAGTGTGTCAAAAATACATCAAAAGGGTTAAAACGGTTAAAACGGGTAAAATTTTTGTGGATAATCAAATCAACAAGCAAATTGCTGATGATGTCGTCATCGACCGCCAAAAATTAGCCGATAGTGGCATAGTTGTCATCATAGCGCAAATTGACAAGGCGACTAAGACTTTAATTAATAAACCGCGTGTTTTTAGCTATGGACTTGTAGCAGATAAACACGACCACGCTTTTAGCAAGGAAATGGCGGAGGTTTTGAGCGTGTTTTTTACTAATGCTAAGGACGAGTGGTTTAATGACACAAGATTTTTGGAAAATCAAATTCGCACTGTGCTTAGAAAACACATCTTTAGAAAGATTAAAAAATATCCAACCATAGTTCCAACGCTCTTTGTGATGTAA